A stretch of Brachyhypopomus gauderio isolate BG-103 chromosome 3, BGAUD_0.2, whole genome shotgun sequence DNA encodes these proteins:
- the slc16a12b gene encoding monocarboxylate transporter 12-B isoform X2, giving the protein MHFARDYSGTAWIHSLADCTTMLCAPLGSLMGNQLSCRVAVILGGFLASIGLVLSSFATSLEYLYLSLGVLTGLGFALCYTPAIAMVGVYFCERKALAYGIAMSGSGIGTFILAPVVQLLIEHYSWRGALLILGGLVSNLCVCGALLRPISLKEGEAHPLPVDSECGCGTAPLEAGGPEPDRPPQAGTGKQRCLQSMQEYRFLLMPNFLALAGSFLFLASGCSLPFVYLVPYALDVGVSHHHAAFLMSILGVIDIVGNITFGWLTDRRCLKKYRSVCYMVAVAMEGLCCFLIPLLRTFALLVPFSVLYGYFDGAYVALIPVVTSDVVGTTYLSSALGVVYFLHAFPYLVSPPIGGWLVDTTGTYTATFLLSGFALLSSALLLATVTAVRHCRGIQRRRQAQDCIHEQGEAQQTDFFITTNKDLLIRNPVTL; this is encoded by the exons CTCCGCTGGGCAGTCTCATGGGGAATCAGCTGTCATGTCGTGTGGCTGTGATTCTGGGAGGATTTCTGGCCTCTATCGGTTTGGTGCTTAGTTCCTTTGCCACTAGTCTGGAATACCTCTACCTCAGTCTTGGGGTCTTAACGG GGCTTGGATTTGCCCTCTGCTACACACCAGCCATCGCTATGGTGGGAGTTTACTTTTGCGAGAGAAAAGCCTTGGCGTACGGCATCGCCATGTCTGGCAGCGGCATTGGGACGTTCATCCTGGCCCCCGTTGTGCAGCTGCTGATCGAACACTACTCGTGGCGTGGGGCCCTCCTCATCCTGGGGGGTCTGGTGtcgaacctgtgtgtgtgtggtgctctcTTGCGCCCCATCTCTCTGAAGGAGGGGGAAGCTCATCCACTGCCCGTGGACTCTGAATGTGGGTGCGGCACAGCTCCTCTGGAGGCTGGCGGGCCCGAGCCGGACAGACCGCCCCAGGCAGGGACCGGCAAGCAGCGTTGCCTGCAGTCCATGCAGGAGTACCGGTTCTTGCTCATGCCGAACTTCCTGGCCCTGGCCGGCTCTTTCCTGTTCCTGGCCAGTGGCTGCAGCCTGCCGTTCGTGTACCTGGTGCCATACGCGCTGGACGTGGGCGTCAGCCACCACCACGCCGCCTTTCTCATGTCTATTTTAGGGGTCATCGACATCGTAGGCAACATCACGTTCGGCTGGCTGACTGACAGGAG GTGCCTGAAAAAGTACAGGAGCGTGTGTTACATGGTTGCCGTGGCCATGGAAGGCCTCTGCTGCTTCCTCATCCCTCTCCTGCGGACGTTTGCGCTGCTGGTGCCCTTCTCCGTCCTCTACGGCTACTTCGACGGCGCCTACGTTGCCCTAATACCCGTGGTGACGTCCGATGTGGTGGGAACGACATACCTCTCCTCCGCCCTCGGGGTGGTGTACTTTCTGCATGCGTTTCCGTACCTGGTCAGCCCTCCGATCGGAG GCTGGTTGGTGGACACCACGGGCACCTACACCGCAACCTTCCTCTTAAGCGGCTTTGCCCTGCTCTCCAGCGCTCTCCTGCTGGCCACCGTTACCGCTGTGCGCCACTGCCGAGGAATTCAGAGGAGGAGACAAGCCCAGGACTGCATACATGAACAGGGTGAAGCCCAACAGACAGACTTTTTTATAACCACTAATAAGGACCTCCTGATTCGAAATCCAGTCACATTATAA